Below is a window of Clostridium sp. JN-1 DNA.
GGCCATGAGCACAGTGATGTATGTGCTGAAAAAGCAGTTGAAGTAGTTGTACAAGCTTTTGCAAGTTCTTCTACTACCATTATATAGCTTAAATAATCAGCACCAGCTCCGCCTAATTCCTTAGGATACGGCATACCCATCATGTTATACTTAGCCATTTTCTTCATTGTTTCTATTGGGTATCTTTCTGTTGCATCGACTTCTTTAGCTAAAGGCTCTACCTCATTTTTTACAAATTCAGCTGCCATTTGTTTTACTAATTCTTGTTCCTTTGTCAAACCAAAATTCATTACATTAACCTCCTATCTATTCTTAAAACATTTGTCTCTCTTCTCAACAAATGCAGTCATACCTTCTTTTTGATCTTCTGTTGCAAAACACAGTCCAAAAACTGCTGTTTCGTATGAAAGACCTGTATCTATATCGCATTGTATTCCTTTATTTATTGCAGCTTTACACATTTTAACTGCTATAGGTGCATTTGCTGCTATAGTATTTGCAAGATCCTTTGCTTCTTTCATCAAATTCTCTGGTTCTACTACTTTGTTTACAAGACCTACTCTATATGCTTCATTTGCATCAATGATTTTAGCAGTGTATATAAGTTCTTTTGCCATTCCTGGTCCAATTGTTCTTGCAAGTCTCTGTGTTCCGCCGCATCCTGGTGTGATTCCAAGACCTGCCTCTGGCTGTCCGAATTTAGCCTTAGTTGAAGCTATTCTTATATCACAAGCAAGTGATAGTTCACAGCCGCCTCCAAGTGCAAAACCGTTTACTGCAGCTATTACTGGTTTTTCAAGATTTTCTAATTTTCTGAAAGCTTCGTTTCCAGTCATTCCGAACTCTCTTCCGCCTTCAGTATTCATATCTTTCATTTGAGTTATGTCAGCGCCTGCAACAAAAGCTCTGCCTGCACCTGTAACTATTACAGCAAGTATTTCGCTGTCTTTAGCAATTTCATCAACAACAGCACTGATATCTACAAAAGTCTCCGTATTTAAAGCATTTAGTGCCTTAGGTCTGTTAATAGTAACTATAGCTATTTTTCCATCCTTTTCAAAGGTAAGATTTTTAAACTCCATTACTTGATCCTCCTCATTAATGAAATATTTATTTATTGTTATATAATTAACACATTTTTGTTAATAATATAACAATAAATATAAAAAAAATAATTGAAGCCCGCAAGCTCAATTATTATTATAAACCCTAAAGCAATAGATTTCAATATAAAATCATCATATATTTATAATTTTTACCTTTCGGCTATCAACTATTTTCTGTCATTTAATAAACAACTTAACGTAAGTTAACTATTCTTTGTCATTTAATAAACAACTTAACGTAAGTAAACTATCACTTAAATGAACATTTCCGATTTTTACATCATCAGGAATAACTAAATCTACAGGAGCAAAGTTCCAAATTCCCTTAACGCCATTTTTAACTAAAATATCACATACTTTTTGTGCATTATTTCTAGGCACACATATTACACCAATATCTATATGGTTTTCTTGTAAATATCCTGGTAAACAATCTATATCCTTTATACTTATATCTCTTATCTTTAATCCAACCAATTTAGGATTGATATCAAATAGTGATTCAAGAGTAAATCCAAGTTTTTCAAACCTCGTATAGTTTGCTATGGCCTGCCCTATGTTTCCTGCTCCTACTATTACTGTTTTGTAAATTTTAGTAAGCCCCAAAATATTTCTTATTTGATTATACAGCTCACTAACGTTATAACCATAACCCTGCTGGCCAAAATCTCCAAAACAATTCAAATCTTGTCTGATCTGGGACGCTGTAAAACCTATCTTTTCACTTAATTCTTTTGAAGAAATTCTATCGACATCATTTTTTAGTAATTCCCCAAGATACCTATGATACTTAGGCAATCTTTTTATAACAGCCATTGATATATTTTTTTTCTTCTCCATACTACACCTCTTATTATATATATTATATACTTTATATATTTATTTCTCTTGTTATATTATTAGTCAATGATATTATATGTCAATAATTCATTATACATTTTTAATTAATAATATGCAATGTTTAACAAATATATTCATATAACAACTTTATACTTATATTATAAATAATATGTATCTATGAATATTTTATGTAATTTAAAATTATAAAAAATTTTATACATAAAATTCATATATTTTTCATACCGCACAAAATTTACACTACAAAAAATTCCTTTGTAATAGTAAAATAATATTGGTTGGATTAAGGAAGGTGAAAACATGATTGTTTTAAGCTGCAAAAATATTCATAAAAGTTACGGAACTAACATTATATTAAATGATGTAACTCTTAATTTAAATGAAGGTGAAAAGATAGGTTTAATAGGTCCTAATGGAGCTGGTAAATCAACACTTTTTAAGATCATAACTAATCAGCTGGATGAGTACTCTGGAAATTTATTTATTGATAAGAATAAATCTATAGGTTACCTTGCCCAGCATCTTTCACTAGAATCTTCTAATACTATATACGATGAAATGTTAACGGTATTTGAAGAACTTTTAAATTTAGAAAAAAAATTAACACATCTAGAAAATTTAATGAATAAGCCATATGATGACAGCAATAAAGATTATTACAATAAGGTGATTAAGGATTATACTACAAATACTGAACTATACAATAATAAGGGAGGTTACACATACAAAGCTGAAATAGGAAAAGTTTTAAAAGGACTTGGCTTTACGCAGGAAGACTATGATAAAAATATCAGTATATTAAGCGGCGGTCAAAAAACAAGAGTCGCACTATGTAAACTCCTTTTAACAAAGCCTCAAATTTTGCTGTTAGATGAGCCTACAAATCATTTAGATTTAGATGCTATAGAATGGTTAGAAGAGTACTTAAAGTCGTATAAAGGTACTGTTTTAATTATATCTCATGATAGATATTTCCTAGATGCTGTAACTTCTAAAACTTTAGAACTCATTAACGGCCACATAAATTCATATAATGGCAGCTATACTAAATTTCTAGATTTAAAACAAAAAAATTATGAAACTCAATTAAAAGCGTATAATCTGCAGCAAAGTGAAATTAAAAGACAGGAAGAGATAATAAAAAGATATAAATCTTTTAACAGGGAAAAAAGCATCAAAGCTGCTGAAAGTAGGCAAAAAGCATTAGATAAAGTTGAAAGAATAGATCTTCCTGATAAGGAAGAAAAGCTTGATCATATAACATTTGAAACTCAAATTAAAAGTGGAAATGATGTCTTACATATTGAAAATTTAAGTAAAAGTTACAGCAAAACTTTATTTGAAAACTTGAATTTAGATATAAAAAGAGGAGAAAAAGTAGCTATCATAGGTGAAAATGGCAGAGGAAAGACAACTTTATTTAAAATAATAATGGATAAATTGAAAGCAGATTCTGGAGTTTGCTCCATTGGTAAAAATGTATTCATAGGTTATTACGATCAAGAACAGTCAAATTTAAATTTAAATAAAACTGTAATAGATGAAGTTTGGGATGACTTTCCACACTTGACTACAACTGAAATACGAAGTTATCTTGCTGCTTTTTTATTTCATAGTGATGATGTATTTAAAAAGGTATCTGAATTAAGTGGAGGCGAAAGGTGCAGAATTAACTTATTAAAGTTGATGTTATCTAACTCCAACTTTTTACTATTAGATGAGCCTACAAACCATTTGGATATAATGTCAAGAGAAGCTTTGGAAAAAGCCCTATTAAATTATGATGGAACTGTTTTAGTAATATCACATGATAGATATTTTTTAAACAAAGTTATCGAAAAGATATACGAGCTTACTGAAAAAGGTGTTAACGAATATTTGGGTAATTATAGTTATTATGTTGAAAAAAAGAAAAATCCATTGAGATTTCAGGAAAACGAAGAGAATGTGCCTGGAAAAACTAAGACTCAAATAAATAATGAAAAAAAGAAAAAAAGAGAAATTAAAAAAATAGAAAAGGAACAAAAGTTAAAGGTCAAAAATGTAGAAGATAACATATCCGATATTGAGGATTTGATATCTGAGCTTCAAGCTGCCTTATGTAAAGAAGAAGTCTATTCAAATCCTGAGAAAAGTGAAGATATAAATAAAACACTAATTGAAAAACAATCTGAACTCGATTGCTTATATGAAGAATGGGAAAAATTAATGTAGGAGTAAAATCCTACATTAGTTTTTTACTTTCTGTACTTTCCAATCTTTTCATTCATAGTAATACCATCCGGTTTATAATCTATTTTTACTATTGATGCCACTCTTTCTGCCCCATTTTCTACACATATTTGTTGAGCTTTCTTAACAATTTCCAAGAGTTCATCAAGCTCACCTTCCATAGTTGTTTCCATAGGTCCAACTTCATATTTTACACCAGTCGATTTAATATACTCTATAACTTTATCAACAACTGAATATAAATCCTTATCTTTAACTGAAGGTAATACTTGTAAACTTACATTAATAGCTGACATTTTATCACTCCTAATCATAAATATTTTATAGCTTGTCTTTTAAAAACTCTCCAAGTTTGCTGTCAACTTCAGAGAGATGCATCACAAAGTTTTCAGTAAAAAACTCATTCATTTCCATCATTTTAGTAATTGATATGTAACCTCCTTTAATCCCAATATCAAAGGCATAAATCTTTCTCAAAAAAAAGTTGTGTTCTTCCATATGTTCATCGTATTCAGGGTATATGTACTTGACCATATAACCTTCTTCATCTTTAAAATGTTTTTCAAAGCAAACCTTTAAAAAATTAAATAGTCCAATTACTTCATCACATTTTCTGTCATTACAAGCTTGTTGAAATTTATCTATAGCCTTAAAAAGTTTTATATGCTGCTCATCAATTTTATCAACACATATTAATAATCTGTCTGTAAATAAACCCGTCATAGCATTCCTCCTTATAAAAAATTAACAAATATCTTAAATTACTTAAAATAACATGTAAACAACAAGCCAACCTATATTTTGAGCAGCTCTTTTAACTTTTTTACATTATTTCTACTAATAGGTATTTCTGACTTTTCCTTGTCATTCATAACTAACTTATAAGTTCCATTAAACCATGAATACAATTCTTTTATATTATCCATATTTACAAGATAACTTCTATGAGCTCTAAAAAAGTTAGTTTTTTCTTCTATCTGGTGCAGTGTATATCCTACAAAATAGTCATCATTTTTTGTCTTAATATATGTTTTTTCATCCTTTATATAACAATAGTAAATATCTTTGACATCAACAAGTATTATTTTTCCATTTCTGTCACACGGAATTCTCTTAGTCATTTTTTTTTCTTTGTCAATTTCATTAATTATTTGATTTATCATTCTTGGAAGTTCCTGTTGTTTAGAACTGCTATTATTCCATTTATTCAATATTTTATCTATCGTTTTACCTATTCTACTATCATCAAATGGCTTTAAAACATAATCCATAGCCCCAACTTCAAATGCTTGTAATGCATGTTTTTCATATGCTGTTACAAAAATCACATCTATATTTTTATCAAATTCTTTTATTTCTCTTGCAAGTTCCATACCACTTCTCACCGGCATGTTTATATCTAAGAATACCACTTGAGGCTTTTCTTCCTTTATGAGTTTCATTCCTGTTTCTCCATCATAAGCCATACCCAAAACATAAATAGGATCATATTTAGATATTATATATTTTAACTCTTCCGCAGCAGGGACTTCATCTTCTACTATAATACACCTTATTTTATCCATTAATTGATCTTACCCCCTTTTTGGTATTAAAAAGTTAACCTCTGTACCTTTATTTAAAGCAGTCTCAATATTAAGCATGTTAGCTTCCCCATATAATAACTTTAATCTTTCATTTACATTTTTAAGTCCTATACCAGGTGAGCTGTGCCTAACTTCATTTAATCTATCATCATTCATGCCAACACCGGTATCCTCTATTGAAAATTTTATTTCTCGATTGCTATTATAACGTGCTTTCACAGTTACACTCCCGCCTAAAGGTTTTGGTAATATACCATGTTTAATTGAATTTTCTATAATTGGCTGCAGTATAAAAGCTGGCACTTTTATATTCATCATATCATGAGGTATATCTATATGTACTTTAAGTCTTTCCCCAAATCTAGCTTTTTCAATAGACAAATATGAATTTACAAAATCAATCTCATCTCTCAATAATATAAAGTCTTCTTCACGTTTTAATGTTTGTCTAAAATAATTAGAAAGATCTATAATAAGTTCTTTTGCCTTAGCAGGATTCGTTCTGCAAAAAGATGCTATAGTATTTAATGCATTAAATAAAAAATGCGGCTCAATTTGTGCTCTTAGAGCTCTATATTCTGCAGTAGATGCTTCTTCTGCTAACTTATTCAATTTATGCAATTCTATTTGCATAGATAAAAGATCACTTAATTCTTTAGCAAATTGCCAAAAATACATGTCTATATTTAACTTTGACTTAACTTCAAGCCCTAATACTCCCTCAAAATTAACACCAGATATAAAAAAAGGAGCACAGACAAAATGTAACATTTTTTTATCATTCATAAATTCCAATATTGTATAGCTGGGATGTTTATAGTATCTATTCAAACTGTCATCAAGCTTTTTTTGATCTAATTTTCCACCACAATAAGTTAAGAGCCCATTTTTATCTCCAATAAATACACCATTTATATTAGACATTTCATATATAATTTCAGCTGCATTTTTAGCTGTTTCTCTATTTAGTCCTCTTCTCATATGGACCATAGTTCTTTTTGCAATACTAAGTGCTTTTTGAGCTTGTATAGCCCCAATTCTATCGTATTCTTTTCTTGCATTTTGTATTATATTTATGAATATAACAACACCTAGTGAATTTATAGTTATCATTGGAAATGCTACGATTTTTACTAATCTTATTGAATCCGCAAGTGGTCTTGCAAAAATCAGTAAAATAACCATCTGCAGGCATTCAGCTATAACCGCTCCTATGAATCCACTTTTGACACTAAAAGCACCATCTTTAGAATATTTTCTAGCTAAGCCGCCTGAAATTCCTTCTACAATTGTTGCTAGTCCACAGGCTAGTGCAGTAAAACCACCTAAAAAGTATCTATGCACACCAGCAATAGTACCAACTATTATTCCTATAACAGGTCCGCCAACATATCCTGCCACAATAGCTCCAATTGGTCTAGTATTGGCTATTGCATGTGGTTCTAAGTTTATACCTGTATATGTTCCAACTATTGAAAGTGAGCTAAAAAATACTATCATAACTATTTTATCTGAAAACTCTAGTTTGTCCTTTGTAAGATTCTTAAATATATGGGATTGATTGTATATATAAGCTGCCAAAGCAATTAGAGCCATTTTTTCAAGTAATTGAATATAAAGCACTTTATCCCCCCTATTTATCTAAATTTAAGATAAATAAAATCATTATACAACTGATAAAGTCTACAAATTAATTTTATATAAAATTAATCTTAATATATATTATATAACAAAATAAAAATATTTAAATAATTTGTTAAACATCAATATTGTCAATTACGCCTTTATTTTTACATTTTATTCTCAAATTTTATCCTTTGGCGAGTTATTTATACATAAATCAAAAATAAAGTATTAATATAATACTTGTAATCGTTTTATATATATTTATAAATGTTACATAAAAACTTTTATATTACAAAGGAGGATTTTATATGAACTCTATAGTTTTAGTTATCGTTGCTGCCCTAGTATTAATCTTGGGATACAGAATTTACGGCTCATTTATAGCAGCAAAGGTATTAGTTTTGAGGGACACTACGGAAGTTCCATCAAAAATTCATGAAGATGGTCATGACTATGTACCTACAAACAAATGGGTATTACTTGGACACCACTTTGCTGCAATTGCTGGTGCTGGTCCGCTTATAGGACCTGTTCTCGCAGCACAATATGGTTATCTTCCAGGTACTCTTTGGATCTTAATTGGCGGTGTATTTGCTGGTGCAGTACACGACATGGTTATACTTTGTGCATCCGTAAGACATGATGGAAAATCAATTGCTGAAATTGCTAAAGCAAATCTCGGCAGCAAAATGGGAGTATTAACTTCTATATCGATATTATTCATACTCATAATAACAATGGCCGGACTTGGACTTCCAGTTGTCAATTCATTATATAACAGCCCTT
It encodes the following:
- a CDS encoding short-chain-enoyl-CoA hydratase, translating into MEFKNLTFEKDGKIAIVTINRPKALNALNTETFVDISAVVDEIAKDSEILAVIVTGAGRAFVAGADITQMKDMNTEGGREFGMTGNEAFRKLENLEKPVIAAVNGFALGGGCELSLACDIRIASTKAKFGQPEAGLGITPGCGGTQRLARTIGPGMAKELIYTAKIIDANEAYRVGLVNKVVEPENLMKEAKDLANTIAANAPIAVKMCKAAINKGIQCDIDTGLSYETAVFGLCFATEDQKEGMTAFVEKRDKCFKNR
- a CDS encoding redox-sensing transcriptional repressor Rex, translated to MEKKKNISMAVIKRLPKYHRYLGELLKNDVDRISSKELSEKIGFTASQIRQDLNCFGDFGQQGYGYNVSELYNQIRNILGLTKIYKTVIVGAGNIGQAIANYTRFEKLGFTLESLFDINPKLVGLKIRDISIKDIDCLPGYLQENHIDIGVICVPRNNAQKVCDILVKNGVKGIWNFAPVDLVIPDDVKIGNVHLSDSLLTLSCLLNDKE
- a CDS encoding ABC-F family ATP-binding cassette domain-containing protein, whose translation is MIVLSCKNIHKSYGTNIILNDVTLNLNEGEKIGLIGPNGAGKSTLFKIITNQLDEYSGNLFIDKNKSIGYLAQHLSLESSNTIYDEMLTVFEELLNLEKKLTHLENLMNKPYDDSNKDYYNKVIKDYTTNTELYNNKGGYTYKAEIGKVLKGLGFTQEDYDKNISILSGGQKTRVALCKLLLTKPQILLLDEPTNHLDLDAIEWLEEYLKSYKGTVLIISHDRYFLDAVTSKTLELINGHINSYNGSYTKFLDLKQKNYETQLKAYNLQQSEIKRQEEIIKRYKSFNREKSIKAAESRQKALDKVERIDLPDKEEKLDHITFETQIKSGNDVLHIENLSKSYSKTLFENLNLDIKRGEKVAIIGENGRGKTTLFKIIMDKLKADSGVCSIGKNVFIGYYDQEQSNLNLNKTVIDEVWDDFPHLTTTEIRSYLAAFLFHSDDVFKKVSELSGGERCRINLLKLMLSNSNFLLLDEPTNHLDIMSREALEKALLNYDGTVLVISHDRYFLNKVIEKIYELTEKGVNEYLGNYSYYVEKKKNPLRFQENEENVPGKTKTQINNEKKKKREIKKIEKEQKLKVKNVEDNISDIEDLISELQAALCKEEVYSNPEKSEDINKTLIEKQSELDCLYEEWEKLM
- a CDS encoding MTH1187 family thiamine-binding protein; the encoded protein is MSAINVSLQVLPSVKDKDLYSVVDKVIEYIKSTGVKYEVGPMETTMEGELDELLEIVKKAQQICVENGAERVASIVKIDYKPDGITMNEKIGKYRK
- a CDS encoding hemerythrin family protein, with amino-acid sequence MTGLFTDRLLICVDKIDEQHIKLFKAIDKFQQACNDRKCDEVIGLFNFLKVCFEKHFKDEEGYMVKYIYPEYDEHMEEHNFFLRKIYAFDIGIKGGYISITKMMEMNEFFTENFVMHLSEVDSKLGEFLKDKL
- a CDS encoding LytTR family DNA-binding domain-containing protein, giving the protein MDKIRCIIVEDEVPAAEELKYIISKYDPIYVLGMAYDGETGMKLIKEEKPQVVFLDINMPVRSGMELAREIKEFDKNIDVIFVTAYEKHALQAFEVGAMDYVLKPFDDSRIGKTIDKILNKWNNSSSKQQELPRMINQIINEIDKEKKMTKRIPCDRNGKIILVDVKDIYYCYIKDEKTYIKTKNDDYFVGYTLHQIEEKTNFFRAHRSYLVNMDNIKELYSWFNGTYKLVMNDKEKSEIPISRNNVKKLKELLKI
- a CDS encoding LytS/YhcK type 5TM receptor domain-containing protein, which produces MLYIQLLEKMALIALAAYIYNQSHIFKNLTKDKLEFSDKIVMIVFFSSLSIVGTYTGINLEPHAIANTRPIGAIVAGYVGGPVIGIIVGTIAGVHRYFLGGFTALACGLATIVEGISGGLARKYSKDGAFSVKSGFIGAVIAECLQMVILLIFARPLADSIRLVKIVAFPMITINSLGVVIFINIIQNARKEYDRIGAIQAQKALSIAKRTMVHMRRGLNRETAKNAAEIIYEMSNINGVFIGDKNGLLTYCGGKLDQKKLDDSLNRYYKHPSYTILEFMNDKKMLHFVCAPFFISGVNFEGVLGLEVKSKLNIDMYFWQFAKELSDLLSMQIELHKLNKLAEEASTAEYRALRAQIEPHFLFNALNTIASFCRTNPAKAKELIIDLSNYFRQTLKREEDFILLRDEIDFVNSYLSIEKARFGERLKVHIDIPHDMMNIKVPAFILQPIIENSIKHGILPKPLGGSVTVKARYNSNREIKFSIEDTGVGMNDDRLNEVRHSSPGIGLKNVNERLKLLYGEANMLNIETALNKGTEVNFLIPKRG